Genomic segment of Paenibacillus sp. FSL R5-0623:
GTTAAATATGGATGCGCTGGTGAGCTGCTTGGATTCCAGGGCTGCCAGATACATAATGGGTTTAAACGCCGAACCTGGCTGGCGTGTGGTCGCCAGTACATGGTTGATCTGATTGGTGCGGTAATTCTTGCCGCCTACCAGGGCTTTGATGTAGCCCGTACGAGGGTCGATGGACACGAGAGCCGTCTCCAGCTCGCTTTTGGCATCCATACCTTTTGCTACAGCATCTTCAGCCGCTTTTTGTACACGCAGATCCAGGGTGGTGTAGATATTCAATCCCCCATGATCCAGCATTGCTTCACTGATTCCCAGCTCTTTGATGGCCAGACTCCGGATATAGTCACGGAAATACGGGGCACTTTCCACCGTTTTACGCTCACTTTCCGGTTTGAACGAGAGCATTTTCTCATAGGCCTTATCCGCTTCAGCCTGGGTGATCTTACCGATATCAGCCATGGCATTCAGCACAATCTTCTGCCGGTCTTTGGCATTCTTCATATGGTTATAGGGTGAATAGTAGGTAGGTCCTTTCGGGATTCCTGCCAGCATGGCGCTCTCTGCAAGATCCAGCTGTTTGGCTGATTTGCCAAAATACATTCGTGAAGCCGCTTCGATACCGTACGCACCATGCCCATAATAGATTTCGTTCAAATACATCTGCAAAATTTCATCCTTACTGTATTTCATCTCCAATTGCGCCGTGTACATGGCTTCCTTGGCTTTGCGAGTCCATGTTTTCTCATGAGACAGATACAGGTTACGCGCCAGCTGTTGAGTCAATGTACTCGCACCCTGCGACATCTGCATATGTTCGAGATTAACAAGCACAGCCCGTCCCATCCCTTGCACGTCGAACCCGTAGTGATTATAGAATTTGCGGTCCTCTACAGCCAGAGTGGCATTGACCAGATCCGGAGCGATATCCTCCAGTTGAACAGGTACAGAGTCTTTGCCACCTGCGGAGAAGGTAGCTATGACTTCACCTTGACTGTCCAGTAATCTGGAATTCCGATCAGAGTCTGCGAGAGGCAGGCTGGTTGCATATAGGTACACCAATCCCGCAGCGACAGCAAGTATGGCGAGCACGGCGAGCAGAGACAGGTTTTTAAACAATTTTCGTATACGGAACCCGCGTTTGCGGGTCTTTTGATTTGGCTTGGTCATGGAACGGGCTCCTCTCTTTTCTTCCAGTATGGGACTTGATTGGCAGGGATATTCAATCGGGTGCATAAGCAAACAAAATGTAGCATTTTCGCCTTAAAAACCGTTTTGCAGTATAAACGTCAATCGCGTATAATGCAAAAGGGTAATGAAAAGGTAAGATTCGGCACAAGATACTAAAGCGCGTAAGAACGAACAGACGAATGGTCATTGACTCATTGATTAGTCAGACGCTCTGCACGCTCTGGTCAATTTAATCTATATAATGAAGTGAACCGCGGACTTTTCCCGCAGGCCAGCAATCATAACGTGATATGGCGCCGAACGCTGGACGTGCTTGGGCGAACCGATTATAGTGCACCGCACTTGGTCGGGTATGGCTGATCATTAACTTTACGGAAAGAAGGTAGAGATTATGGAATTGTGGTTTACGGAGAAACAGACCCCGGTATTCGGGATCACCGCGAAGATTAAGCAGACCTATGTTACAGAGAAAACGGATTTTCAAGATTTGGCCATGGTAGAAACCGAAGAATTCGGTAACATGTTGCTTCTTGATGGCATGGTGATGACGACTGTAAAAGACGAATTCGTATATCACGAAATGGCGGCACACCCTGCGCTGAACACTCACCCGAGTCCGAAAAAAGTTCTGGTTGTCGGTGGCGGCGATGGCGGAGTCATTCGTGAAGTCGTTAAACATGATGCTGTAGAAAAAGCAGTTCTCGTCGAAATCGACGGTAAGGTTATTGAATACTCTAAATATTATTTGCCTGAAATCGCCGGCAAGTTGGACGAGCCTAATGTTGAAGTGCTCGTAAACGACGGCTACATGCATATTATTGAACATAAAAATGAATACGATGTGATCATCGTAGACTCGACGGAGCCTGTAGGCCCGGCTGCTCCCTTGTTTGAACGTGGGTTCTATCAAGGCATCTACGAAGCATTGAAAGAAGACGGAATCTTCGTTGCCCAAACGGACAACCCTTGGTTCAAGGCGGATCTGATCCAGAAGGTGAACAAAGACGTCAAAGAAATCTTCCCGATCGTACATGTGTACGGCTGTAATATTCCAACCTATCCAAGTGGTTTGTGGACATTCACCATGGGTAGCAAGAAACATGACCCGCTTGAAGTGGATGAGACTCAAATCCAGGAGATGGATACCAAGTATTACTCTCCGCGTCTGCACAAAGCAGCATTTGTACTTCCTAAATTCGTGGAAGATTTAACGAAATAAAAGGGGAAATCATTAATGAAACTGGATCAAGCTTATTCAGGAAACGTATTTATTTGCAGCTCTGAGGATTATGAGAACTCCAAAGCGGTTATCTATGGTATGCCGATGGATTACACCGTCAGCTTCCGTCCAGGTTCCCGTTTCGGCCCATCTCATATCCGTCAGGCATCGGTTGGACTTGAAGAGTACAGCCCATATCTCGACAAAAGCATTGTAGACATGACATACTTTGATGCTGGAGACCTGCTCTTGCCTTTTGGTAACGCGGGACGCAGCCTTGAGGTAATTCATGAATACATCGGCAGTCTGCTCGCTGACGACAAATTCCCAGTGGGTCTCGGTGGCGAGCATCTGGTTACTTGGCCAGTCATCCAACAGATGTACAAGAAATACCCGGATCTTATCCTGATTCATATTGATGCACACGCTGACCTTCGTGAAAACTATGAAGGCGAGCCATTGTCCCACTCCACACCAGTGCGTAAAGCGGCTGAGTTGATGGGTGGCAAAAACATCTATCAGTTCGGTATCCGTTCCGGCTCCCGGGAGGAGTTCCAGTACGGTCGCGAGAACATCAACTTCTATCCATTTGAAGTGGCAGCTCCGATGAAGGAAGCTCTTCCGAAGATGGGCAATCGTCCGGTATACGTAACTATCGACATCGATGTGCTTGATCCATCAGCAGCACCAGGAACAGGTACGGCAGAAGCGGGCGGCATTACGTCCAAGGAACTGCTGGAAGCCGTTCATATGATCGCAGGATCTGATGTGAATGTCGTTGGTTGTGACTTGGTTGAAGTTGCACCAATCTATGATCCAACACAACAGACACAGATTGTAGCTGCAAAGCTGATCCGTGAAATGCTGCTTGGATTCGTGAAATAACATAGAATGATCGATAAGTATAACGCTCTCTGTCTGCGCGGTTTCAAATTTGCGCAGGGGAGAGCGTTTTTGTATTGTTAACTTTTGGACAGAGCTGTGCTATACTGACTACATAAGTATTCAGTAGTATATTAATTGATATATTACATTCGTGAAGTATATGGTGATTGGGTTCGGTCATATACTAAAAAAGAGTCTTCACCGCGTCAACGGTAAAGACTCTTAGGACCCGAAAGGCTGTGGATTGCCACGGCGCGCATGAACTAAATACTGTTATTCAAGCGAAACCCACCGTCAGGGCGTCCAACCTTATGAGGTGGGTTTTCGCTTGCTACGAAACTTTTTGCGCAACCAACGGTAAAGCTTTCGCCCACTCAGTACAATACTGAGGATCGCAGCAATCCATCGGATTACATCAAGCAACGCCACAAGTTTGACCATCGACGTCACCCCCTTTCGGGAAGCTGCGCCGTGGTCTGAAAAACATCCACCGATATTCAAAAGTCCATAACATTAATTATAGCACGTATGTTCCCGTGTCTCTACCATTTTTTGCTTGTGTTAGTATAGCTCGCACATGCAGGTTTCCTGCCTTGGCATGACTCCATCTTAATATTTATGCCTTTTCTTAAGTATCAGTTTTGTTATCCTTGCTGTGGTGACGTATCCCATTTAACTTAGAGTACACAATGTTTGGTGATGAACCACCCTTGCCTACATGATCCAATCATGGGTAAAGGTGGTTTTTTTCTTGCGAAATTGTCACCGGGGTTAATCAGATTGTTTCGTTAGAACCATCAAATTTGGGTAAAACCATAAAAGGAGGTGTTACGATGACAACCAAGAGTACAATGACATGGAAACGGATTGGTGCACTCGCATTATCGTTAACACTGGCTTGGGGGATGGGACCGGTACATACGCTATCAGGTGCTAACGCTGCATCCTCACAGGCATGTGGAAAGGGAGATCATGGACTATCTGCTACATTGAAAAAGGGCAGCGGTGTGGAAGAGCAACACCTGCAGTTTACTGACGTTGATTTTCTTAATGATACGACCGGACGAGCTGGGGGTGAAGGCTTCTTGATCGGCACCTCGAATGCAGGATGTACGTGGCAGTCCATATATACAGGGCAGTGGCAATTCACTCAGCTTGATTTTCCGAATAATGTGAATGGATATGCGCTGGTGGGAGTCAAGGGTTCACCTGCAACCTATCTGATCCGTACCAAAGATGGGGGATCGCACTGGACGCGGCTCGATACGCCGGGCATTCAATTCAAGCAAATCGATTTTCGCAATAAAGATGTAGGTTTTGGTTACACCTATAATGGTGCATATCAGACGAAGGATGGCGGGGTAACCTGGAGTAAAATGAATACACCTGCCAACACGCGTGCAGCTGCCTTTGCAACAGAGAAACAAGGGTATGCCGTCGTGGTTGTACCTGGATCGGGATATCATCTGAAGCAAACGAGTGATGGCGGCAAGAACTGGACCACCGCTCTTCGAGTTGTCTCAGACACATGGAGCGGAGCAGATCTGTATGCACATGGCCAGCAAGTATGGGCCCTTCTGTATGGTGATGCAGGCATGTCCCAACAATCCTACTCCCTCTATGCGAGCGGTAATCAAGGCAAGAATTGGACCCAAGTATTTGCGCAATCCACAGCAGGGGGAGGTCCTGCACCAGGTACAAACAGTACGGGCAAAGGAAACGGACCAGCCAACCCGGGTGGTCATCCCGGCAACATGGCGTTGATTGGTAATCAGACGGCTTATCTGTCTGCAGGTTCACCCGCAGCTGGCAAAGTGGGTATTGGACGTTCTTATGATAAAGGTTCCACGTGGAAAAACGTTGACTTGAAAGATCCGGGGTACAGTTCCCGTATCTCGTTCCCATCGGCCAAGACGGGGTGGCTCGTAGTCACAAGTGATAACTCCCCTGCGATCTATCAGACTAAAGATGGTGGAACGACGTGGATACAAAAAATGTTGTTGCCTTCAGAGCAGGATTAAATAGCCTGTTATTCTGAAATAACAACGGGGCAAATCCAAATTAGAAATGAATGATAATCAATTTGGCATGTCTCCGTATGAATTTCTATAACAAACAAGCCTCTTCCTAATCAATTACACAGGAAGAGGCTTGTTTGTGTAGAAATAAAAACGGTTGAAACCTACTCCAAAACGAGTTATTGTAAGCGATAACAATACATTATATGGAGGTTGAAACTATGGTTGATGTTATTTTAAAGGCGGATTCAGATCAAGGATTAATAAATGGCAATATATATGGTCACTTTTCCGAACATTTGGGACGTTGTATTTATGAGGGGCTGTGGGTAGGAGAAGATTCATCCATTCCGAATACGGATGGGATTCGAAATGATGTATTAACGGCCTTGCAGAAGCTTAATATTCCAGTACTTCGCTGGCCAGGTGGTTGTTTTGCCGATGAATATCACTGGAAAGATGGTGTAGGTCCGAAGAGTGAGCGTGCTCGTATGATCAATACACACTGGGGCGGTGTGGAAGAGAACAATCACTTTGGCACACATGAATTCTTGAGATTATGTGAGTTGCTCGGCACGGAGCCATATATCAGTGGCAACCTGGGTAGCGGTACAGTGCAGGAGATGCAGGAATGGGTGGAATACATCACGTTTGACGGCGAATCCCCGATGGCGAACTGGCGTAAGAGTAACGGTAGGGAAGAACCGTGGAAAATGAAGTATTTTGGCGTGGGAAATGAGAACTGGGGATGCGGCGGCAATATGCGCCCTGAATATTATGCAGATGAATATCGCCGGTATGCTACATATGTACGTAACTATTCCGGGAACGAGATTTATAAAATCGCTTGTGGACCCAACGAAGGCAACTATGAATGGATGGAAGTCCTGATGCGGGAGGCTGCTCGCTTTATGGATGGGATCAGTCTTCATTATTACACTATCCCTACAGGAGAGTGGAATGATAAAGGCGCAGCTACAGGATTTGGTGAGGCTGAATGGTTCACCACCTTGAAAAAGACGCTCCATATGGATGAATTACTGGTGAAGCACTCCGAGATTATGGACAAATATGATCCAGAGGGCAGAGTCGGCATTATTGTGGATGAATGGGGTACGTGGTATAACGTTGAGCCGGGAACCAATCCAGGATTCCTATATCAACAAAATACGATGCGGGACGCTGTGCTTGCAGGTGTTAACCTGAATATTTTTAACCAACATAATAAACGGGTACATATGGCAAATCTTGCTCAGATCGTCAATGTCCTTCAATCGCTTGTGCTCACGGAAGGGGACAAGATGCTCCTGACACCTACGTATCATGTATTTGATATGTATCAGGTTCATATGGATGCGCAGCGACTGGATTTAAATTATGAAAGCCCTGGGTATACCTTGGGAGAAGAAACCATTCCTCAACTCAGCTTGTCATCTTCCCGCAACAAGGATGGGGTTATTCATGTGACAGCTTGTAATCTGAGTCATACCGATGAGTTGGAAGTTGTGTGTCAGCTGGACGCAGCTCAAGCGGCTAAAGTAACCGGGCAGATTCTGCACCATACTGATTTTGGTGCATTCAATACCTTTGAACAGCCGAATCATGTTCAGCCTGTGGCGTGGGACGGAATCACACTGGAGAATAACACACTGCGTTTTATTCTTCCACCAGCCTCGGTTGGGGTGCTCGCTGTAGAGGGTTAATGCATGAAAAGGCAGGAACCTTGCAAGGGGTGTCACGATCAGTACGATGTGAAGATTAGCGATGCCAAAATGGCCAGACTTGTGGAGATTGCCTCGCGTTCGCGTCCGACGGTACAGGATGAGGAATATGAACGTCGGCTATCCATCTGCTCTGCTTGTCCGGGATTGCAATATGGCACAACTTGTCGGCATTGTGGTTGTCTCGTACAGGTGCGAGCGAAGCTGAGTGAGTCGACATGTCCTTTTCCTTATGAATCGCAATGGGCCTGATCGGATGAACGAAACTTATTATAATGAAGCAAAAGGGAGTTGCACTTTACAGGTGCGGCTCTTCTTTTTTGGCTTGATGAGGAAAAAACTCTGAATTTGGATTTGAATTGAGCGAGGGAACTGGATATAGTTATACAGTAGAGTGTAGGATAGCGAGCTATCCGGGAATATGAGCGCGTATAGCGACACAACAATACGGGAAGGGCTTTTCTCACCAGCCGTGCCTGATTTTGCGTCGCCTCGAATATAATGGAGGTTAACATTCATGTCGAACATGCGACCGGTACACATCCGGCTGCACAGCCGTTATGAAGGTGAAGATGTGCTGCAGGAAATGCAGGGTGAAGCTGTGTTAAAAGGGTCCGTTCTTTATGTTCGTTATGAAGAACCGCAGGTTGGACCTGAGGGAGGTACAACCCGTACAACATTGAAGCTGGGCGGACAATCCATCAAGATTATACGTCACGGTGAGGTGGAATCGGAGCAGACTTTTGAGTTAAATCGGAAGCTTCCTGGTTTCTACCGATCACCATACATGTCGTTTGCCCTGTCCACGCATACACAGAAGCTGGAACTTTCCATTCAGGGATTGAGCGCACGCGCAGCGTGGAGCTACGACTTTTACCGCTTTGATGAAGAATCCGGACATTTCGCGATTAGTTTGCATATACAGGAGGAACCAATTTCATGACACGTAATCCACTAGATACGATTAACGAACGGGTAAGCACGGCCATCGGCAACGCCATTGTGACGGCCGGAATTGTTACGCAGGAGGAATTGCCAGCCATCACATTGGAAGTGCCACGTGAGAAAACACATGGGGACTTGGCTACCAATGCTGCCATGCAGCTGACCAAGATTGCCAAGCGCAATCCGCGTCAGATTGCTGAAGAGATCATTGCCAATCTGAATCTGGCTGAAGCAGGAATCGAGAAGGCTGAGATTGCGGGACCAGGATTCATTAACTTCAAATTGGACAAGAGTTACCTTTACCCAGTACTTGCGCTTGTGCAGGAGCAGGGTAAAGATTACGGAAGAATTAACATCGGAGAAGGACGCAAAGTCGAGATGGAGTTTGTCAGTGCCAACCCGACAGGCAGTTTGCATCTGGGCCATGCCCGTGGAGCAGCTGTAGGTGATGCACTATGTAACATCCTTGACTACGCAGGATATGATGTAACCCGTGAATACTACATTAATGATGCAGGTAATCAGGTGTTTAATCTGGCTCGTTCCATTGAAGCTCGTTATCTGCAAGAGCTGGGTCAGGATGCTGAGATGCCTGAAGACGGTTATCACGGTGAAGATATCAAAGGATTCGCCAAGCAACTTGTTGCTGAAAAGGGTGACGAATTGCTGTCCATGCATCCGGGTGACCGTGCGGCTTATTTCCGTGACTTTGGCCTGGAGAAGGAACTGGACAAGATCAAACGTGACTTGAATCGCTTCCGTGTTAACTTTGACATCTGGTTCAGCGAAACTTCCCTGTACGACAACGGAGAAGTGCTGCGAGTACTTGATGAATTGCGTGACCGCAATGAGATCTATGAGCAAGATGGGGCAACTTGGTTGAAAACGATGCAGTACGGTGACGACAAAGAACGTGTATTGATCAAGAACGATGGCACGTATACTTACCTGACACCAGATATTGCTTATCACCGCGACAAATATGCTCGTGGATATGACACGATGATTAACATCTGGGGTGCCGATCACCACGGATATATTCCACGGATGAAAGCCGCGATGCAAGCACTGGGTAATGACCCTGAGAAACTGGTGGTCTTGATTGCACAGATGGTGAGCTTGTTCCAGAACGGTGAAAAAGTGAAGATGTCCAAGCGTACAGGTAAAGCTGTAACGATGGAAGATCTGATGGATGAAGTCGGCATTGATGCCATCCGTTACTTCTTCACAATGCGCAGTATGGACTCCCATCTGGACTTTGACATGGACCTTGCGATTTCGACATCAAATGAGAATCCGGTATTCTACGTACAGTATGCGCATGCCCGTGTATGCAGCGTATATCGTCAGGCTGAAGAACAGGGTATTGAGCTGTTGCCACTGGCACAGATTGACCTGTCCAAGCTGACAACAGATCATGAGTATGACCTTCTCCGCAAAATGGGAGAGCTGCCTGAGGAGATCTCGGCAGCAGCAACAGGATATGCACCTCATCGTATCATCCGTTATGTATATGAGCTGGCATCCCTGTTCCACAGCTACTACCGTGCAGAACGTGTTATTACGGAAGACGCGCAGCAAACTCAAGCACGTCTGGCACTGATCGGTGCTGTTCGTACCGTTATCGCAACAGCGCTTCGTCTGGTAGGCGTAACCGCTCCTGACAAAATGTAAATTCCAGGCTCGCGGCCTATCCCGCTCTGCCTAAGGCAAAAAGTCTCCATGTCCACGTTGAGTGCCTTCAACGTGGTACATGGAGACTTTTTTGTTGTGTACCCCGGAGCTGAAGAAAACGAAATGCCTGGTCCAAGGCACACTAGCCTGCCCTGACATCACAGCGGGCGTAACTAGGGTCTCAGCCACTACGTAATACTCCCTCGTGCGTACTGCCTGGGCCGGGCTACTACGTTTCGCCACGAGCCTCAATCAAGTTCTGCTGACGGCTGATAGAGCTGGCTCACTCCCCGCCCTCTTGCATTAGCTTCAGGGCATCAATCTCACCACCGCGCACCTTGCTTTTTGCGGTGGTGGTCTTGCGGGCGCGCAGCGGGATCGTAGCACGTTTGACGAGTGTCTTGATTTCACTAGGGGATAACCCCGGATGTTTGGAGAGCAGCAAGGCGAT
This window contains:
- a CDS encoding PBP1A family penicillin-binding protein, which produces MTKPNQKTRKRGFRIRKLFKNLSLLAVLAILAVAAGLVYLYATSLPLADSDRNSRLLDSQGEVIATFSAGGKDSVPVQLEDIAPDLVNATLAVEDRKFYNHYGFDVQGMGRAVLVNLEHMQMSQGASTLTQQLARNLYLSHEKTWTRKAKEAMYTAQLEMKYSKDEILQMYLNEIYYGHGAYGIEAASRMYFGKSAKQLDLAESAMLAGIPKGPTYYSPYNHMKNAKDRQKIVLNAMADIGKITQAEADKAYEKMLSFKPESERKTVESAPYFRDYIRSLAIKELGISEAMLDHGGLNIYTTLDLRVQKAAEDAVAKGMDAKSELETALVSIDPRTGYIKALVGGKNYRTNQINHVLATTRQPGSAFKPIMYLAALESKQLTSASIFNSEPTLFHYDNDRKTYKPGNFGDKYLGEIDLRQAIAASDNIYAVNTIMQIGPEQVVSMAKNLGITSNLSAVPSLALGTSPVSPLEMASAFSVIAAGGQRTPPVAILQVTDAAGRVLYESPQTKAKTVVEPAAAYVLTRLMESVFENGGTGNRVSKAIKRPVAGKTGTTNTDAWLVGFTPELSTAVWVGYDQGKAISTSDGRRAAPIFAQFTEQALASVPPKIFTVPDHVVSVYIDPESGKLAGNGCEEKRLEVFIDGTEPKEVCHGTTDDSDSGEDEKTRQVQNQQGIQEEKHSWWGDFKRWWVE
- the speE gene encoding polyamine aminopropyltransferase; the protein is MELWFTEKQTPVFGITAKIKQTYVTEKTDFQDLAMVETEEFGNMLLLDGMVMTTVKDEFVYHEMAAHPALNTHPSPKKVLVVGGGDGGVIREVVKHDAVEKAVLVEIDGKVIEYSKYYLPEIAGKLDEPNVEVLVNDGYMHIIEHKNEYDVIIVDSTEPVGPAAPLFERGFYQGIYEALKEDGIFVAQTDNPWFKADLIQKVNKDVKEIFPIVHVYGCNIPTYPSGLWTFTMGSKKHDPLEVDETQIQEMDTKYYSPRLHKAAFVLPKFVEDLTK
- the speB gene encoding agmatinase, with amino-acid sequence MKLDQAYSGNVFICSSEDYENSKAVIYGMPMDYTVSFRPGSRFGPSHIRQASVGLEEYSPYLDKSIVDMTYFDAGDLLLPFGNAGRSLEVIHEYIGSLLADDKFPVGLGGEHLVTWPVIQQMYKKYPDLILIHIDAHADLRENYEGEPLSHSTPVRKAAELMGGKNIYQFGIRSGSREEFQYGRENINFYPFEVAAPMKEALPKMGNRPVYVTIDIDVLDPSAAPGTGTAEAGGITSKELLEAVHMIAGSDVNVVGCDLVEVAPIYDPTQQTQIVAAKLIREMLLGFVK
- a CDS encoding alpha-N-arabinofuranosidase, whose protein sequence is MVDVILKADSDQGLINGNIYGHFSEHLGRCIYEGLWVGEDSSIPNTDGIRNDVLTALQKLNIPVLRWPGGCFADEYHWKDGVGPKSERARMINTHWGGVEENNHFGTHEFLRLCELLGTEPYISGNLGSGTVQEMQEWVEYITFDGESPMANWRKSNGREEPWKMKYFGVGNENWGCGGNMRPEYYADEYRRYATYVRNYSGNEIYKIACGPNEGNYEWMEVLMREAARFMDGISLHYYTIPTGEWNDKGAATGFGEAEWFTTLKKTLHMDELLVKHSEIMDKYDPEGRVGIIVDEWGTWYNVEPGTNPGFLYQQNTMRDAVLAGVNLNIFNQHNKRVHMANLAQIVNVLQSLVLTEGDKMLLTPTYHVFDMYQVHMDAQRLDLNYESPGYTLGEETIPQLSLSSSRNKDGVIHVTACNLSHTDELEVVCQLDAAQAAKVTGQILHHTDFGAFNTFEQPNHVQPVAWDGITLENNTLRFILPPASVGVLAVEG
- a CDS encoding DUF6171 family protein, yielding MKRQEPCKGCHDQYDVKISDAKMARLVEIASRSRPTVQDEEYERRLSICSACPGLQYGTTCRHCGCLVQVRAKLSESTCPFPYESQWA
- a CDS encoding DUF1934 domain-containing protein; this encodes MSNMRPVHIRLHSRYEGEDVLQEMQGEAVLKGSVLYVRYEEPQVGPEGGTTRTTLKLGGQSIKIIRHGEVESEQTFELNRKLPGFYRSPYMSFALSTHTQKLELSIQGLSARAAWSYDFYRFDEESGHFAISLHIQEEPIS
- the argS gene encoding arginine--tRNA ligase yields the protein MTRNPLDTINERVSTAIGNAIVTAGIVTQEELPAITLEVPREKTHGDLATNAAMQLTKIAKRNPRQIAEEIIANLNLAEAGIEKAEIAGPGFINFKLDKSYLYPVLALVQEQGKDYGRINIGEGRKVEMEFVSANPTGSLHLGHARGAAVGDALCNILDYAGYDVTREYYINDAGNQVFNLARSIEARYLQELGQDAEMPEDGYHGEDIKGFAKQLVAEKGDELLSMHPGDRAAYFRDFGLEKELDKIKRDLNRFRVNFDIWFSETSLYDNGEVLRVLDELRDRNEIYEQDGATWLKTMQYGDDKERVLIKNDGTYTYLTPDIAYHRDKYARGYDTMINIWGADHHGYIPRMKAAMQALGNDPEKLVVLIAQMVSLFQNGEKVKMSKRTGKAVTMEDLMDEVGIDAIRYFFTMRSMDSHLDFDMDLAISTSNENPVFYVQYAHARVCSVYRQAEEQGIELLPLAQIDLSKLTTDHEYDLLRKMGELPEEISAAATGYAPHRIIRYVYELASLFHSYYRAERVITEDAQQTQARLALIGAVRTVIATALRLVGVTAPDKM